From the Paenibacillus sp. FSL H8-0548 genome, one window contains:
- a CDS encoding WIAG-tail domain, translating to MTKSRKGKSSKGRKPLFYVDNPNDSELKWLDDLNKKKASVQEQSAKISIQIVNDEDATASINGAITVLEQPVEQLETEQLEVNEQEEQMELEEQVEPEELTPMLSLEEKLEKLEERKEPEGPIGFIYTDDLVDYAITSEKLAPGSIDSSNLKAGSVKSSALADDTVRSVHIVDGAVNSSKIADEAITANHLANHSISGDKIQDKSITGSKLCDGSVSSEKLADRTISADKIAEGSIESKHLQELIITSELLADQSITAEKIKSGTIRPDHLANDIINVAKLVDGAVTSSKLRDGAVTSEKIAAESIEAEHLKPGILLAEHVADGIIQGKHLALGEIEAVHLTAGAIGTRELQQKSIEAEQLANGSVSSSHLQAASVLSTHIGAGQIKSEHLAEHSVNSAKLADQSVSTIKVVDHSITVSKLSDQSVNAQKLANDSVLNRHLGLASVTADKIAEAQILQTHLAAAVVYSRHIAPKVIERDHLQNGIVDEEKLAPEAVREEHIGIQAVGMSHLADESVSRSKLTEGAVDGTILANDAVEKRHLQDEAVTFQKLAPEAIKSYHFSASAVTGDAICAEAVSGEHLKSGIIESKHLAENAVDNDKLMEGSVTSNKLAQGAVTERNIGPGAVFSHHLSDHVVNSLKLSPESVTTDKLTDLSVSSAKLADSSVTSIKIAQHAVQSAHIADRSVLGQHIQLHSIGSEHIEAQAITASHLAEKSIGSELLKDGSVTAEKLAFGAVQSRQIADETIQSRHLDAASVLGIHLGESSVQTVHLEDESITAEKLSAGSIGSEHLRYGSVGAEALCMGAVGSEHIAEEGISSDKIADLSISSNKLQLESVLAEHLAPQSVGENALKNESVTQIKLAQDSVSSEHVQLESLAGKHLKSDTIQGYHIRKGTITLAHLASDVLVFDRIADEGILGSKLKSGSVNSKQLSVNSIRTEQLNDGAVTREKLAIDIIGSAQIEAGAVGTEELLEGSVTTEKLALGSVGEEQLSDGSVTTGKLAPSSVGTEHLTDESVTTAKLALSSVGEEQLSDGSVTTEKLALGSVGENQLSDGSVTTEKLALCSVGTDQLSEGGVTTEKLALGSVGTDQLSEGGVTTEKLALGSVGTDQLSEGSVTTEKLVLGSVGTDQLSDGSVTTEKLALGSVGEEQLSEGGITRGKLAPGSVGTDQLSEGSVTTGKLALGSVGEEQLSDGSVTTEKLTRLSVGTDQLSEGSVTTGKLAAGSVGTVQLSEDSVTTDKLTRGSVGTDQLSEGSVTKRKLAQGSVGIEQLSEGSVTTEKLARGSVGSDQLSDGSVTRGKLALGSVGTDQLSEGSVTTEKLASGSVGTDQLSEGSVTTERLALGSVGTDQLSEGSVTTEKLASGSVGTEQLSEGSVTTEKLASGSVGTEQLSEGSVTREKLASSSVGTDQLSEGSVTTEKLASSSVGTEQLSEGSVTTEKLASSSVGTEQLSEGSVTKAKLAPSSVGTEQIASGSITADKLAAGILPDYSILGAIVKQSSYIADDSISARHIQPHSIELSALQFSPVIVSASSGIVKQQFGLLPYSFNVQAEQVELTITFEEPFADNCFVLTLTTDNPACYAIVHSKSADKATVIIIRTRISQEPRGHVNWIAMGKAQV from the coding sequence ATGACAAAAAGCAGAAAAGGGAAGAGCTCGAAAGGGCGAAAGCCACTTTTTTATGTTGATAATCCAAATGATTCCGAGTTAAAGTGGTTGGATGATCTGAACAAGAAGAAGGCATCCGTACAGGAACAATCGGCCAAGATTTCTATACAAATTGTGAATGATGAGGACGCTACAGCGAGTATTAATGGCGCGATTACTGTGCTTGAGCAACCAGTGGAGCAGCTGGAAACTGAACAGCTGGAAGTGAATGAGCAAGAAGAGCAGATGGAGCTGGAGGAGCAGGTTGAGCCAGAGGAGCTTACTCCGATGCTTAGTCTAGAGGAAAAGCTGGAGAAGCTCGAAGAGAGGAAGGAGCCGGAAGGCCCAATCGGCTTTATTTATACTGATGATTTGGTTGACTATGCTATAACATCGGAGAAGCTTGCACCAGGGTCCATAGATAGCAGCAATCTCAAAGCAGGCAGTGTGAAGTCAAGCGCGCTCGCTGATGATACGGTTCGAAGTGTTCATATAGTAGATGGAGCTGTTAACTCGTCCAAAATTGCGGATGAAGCGATAACTGCCAATCATCTGGCGAACCATTCGATTTCTGGTGATAAAATACAGGATAAATCTATAACCGGCAGTAAGCTTTGTGATGGAAGCGTTAGTTCGGAAAAGCTTGCTGATCGCACAATTAGCGCGGATAAAATTGCAGAGGGCTCGATTGAATCGAAGCATTTGCAAGAATTAATCATTACATCAGAGCTGCTTGCCGATCAATCGATTACTGCGGAGAAAATTAAAAGCGGTACGATACGTCCGGATCATTTGGCAAATGACATCATAAATGTTGCTAAGCTTGTCGATGGAGCCGTGACGAGCTCGAAACTTCGTGATGGTGCGGTTACGAGTGAGAAAATTGCTGCTGAATCGATTGAAGCGGAGCATTTAAAGCCAGGGATATTGCTCGCTGAGCATGTTGCTGATGGAATTATTCAAGGAAAGCATTTGGCCCTCGGCGAAATCGAAGCTGTACATCTTACAGCGGGAGCAATCGGAACAAGGGAGCTGCAGCAAAAATCAATTGAAGCCGAACAATTAGCGAACGGATCGGTATCTTCGTCTCACCTGCAAGCAGCATCTGTGCTGAGCACACACATCGGAGCAGGTCAAATCAAAAGCGAGCATCTCGCTGAGCATTCTGTCAATTCGGCGAAGCTTGCGGATCAATCCGTATCTACTATTAAAGTGGTTGATCATTCGATCACGGTATCGAAGCTGTCAGATCAAAGTGTGAATGCTCAAAAGCTGGCTAATGATTCCGTACTGAATCGCCATTTGGGGCTCGCTAGTGTAACAGCAGACAAAATCGCCGAAGCACAGATTTTACAAACACATTTGGCTGCAGCAGTGGTTTACTCAAGGCATATTGCACCAAAGGTAATCGAGAGGGATCATCTGCAAAATGGGATTGTGGACGAGGAAAAGCTCGCTCCGGAAGCGGTTAGAGAAGAGCATATTGGCATACAGGCTGTCGGCATGTCCCATTTAGCTGATGAATCGGTTTCAAGGAGCAAGCTAACGGAGGGCGCGGTTGATGGTACGATTTTAGCCAACGATGCGGTTGAAAAACGGCATTTGCAGGATGAGGCTGTAACCTTTCAGAAGCTGGCACCGGAAGCGATAAAATCGTATCATTTTTCGGCTAGTGCTGTAACTGGTGACGCTATATGTGCTGAAGCTGTGAGTGGCGAGCATTTGAAATCAGGAATTATTGAAAGCAAGCATCTTGCTGAGAATGCTGTAGATAACGATAAGTTGATGGAGGGCTCTGTTACGAGCAACAAGCTCGCTCAAGGTGCAGTGACGGAGCGCAATATTGGTCCTGGGGCGGTTTTTTCACATCATTTGTCTGATCACGTCGTGAATTCGCTCAAGCTGTCGCCCGAGTCAGTGACCACGGATAAGCTCACTGATTTGAGTGTATCGTCGGCTAAGCTTGCAGATAGCAGCGTTACTAGCATTAAGATTGCACAGCATGCTGTACAATCTGCTCATATCGCTGATAGGTCTGTACTAGGACAGCATATCCAGCTACATTCTATTGGCTCAGAGCACATAGAGGCGCAGGCAATTACAGCCAGCCATCTTGCTGAGAAGTCCATTGGGAGTGAACTGCTGAAGGACGGCAGCGTTACAGCTGAAAAGCTTGCCTTTGGCGCAGTACAGTCGAGGCAGATTGCTGATGAAACGATCCAAAGCCGTCATTTAGATGCAGCATCTGTGCTTGGTATCCATTTGGGAGAGAGCAGTGTGCAAACTGTACATTTGGAAGATGAATCGATTACAGCTGAGAAGCTTAGTGCAGGGAGCATCGGCTCTGAGCATTTGAGATACGGTTCAGTTGGAGCGGAAGCGCTCTGTATGGGTGCAGTTGGTTCGGAGCATATCGCTGAGGAAGGAATTTCATCTGATAAAATTGCTGATTTGTCAATTAGCTCGAATAAACTTCAGCTAGAATCTGTGCTCGCTGAGCATTTGGCACCACAGAGTGTTGGAGAGAACGCGCTGAAAAACGAATCGGTTACACAAATAAAGCTTGCCCAGGATTCGGTCTCTAGCGAGCATGTGCAGCTGGAATCGTTGGCAGGCAAGCATTTAAAATCGGATACGATTCAAGGGTACCATATCCGTAAGGGAACGATTACGCTTGCTCATTTGGCATCTGATGTGCTTGTTTTCGATAGAATTGCTGATGAGGGTATTTTGGGCAGCAAGCTGAAGTCAGGCTCGGTCAATAGCAAGCAATTATCTGTAAATAGCATAAGAACCGAGCAGCTAAATGATGGTGCTGTGACACGTGAGAAGCTCGCCATTGACATCATTGGCAGTGCTCAGATAGAAGCAGGAGCAGTAGGAACGGAGGAGCTGTTGGAAGGCAGCGTAACGACAGAGAAGCTCGCTCTCGGCAGCGTAGGAGAGGAGCAGCTGTCGGATGGAAGCGTGACGACAGGAAAACTAGCGCCAAGCAGCGTAGGAACGGAGCATTTGACTGACGAAAGCGTGACGACAGCGAAGCTTGCGCTCAGCAGCGTAGGAGAGGAGCAGCTGTCTGATGGAAGCGTGACGACAGAGAAGCTCGCGCTCGGAAGCGTAGGAGAGAATCAGCTGTCTGATGGAAGCGTGACGACAGAAAAGCTTGCGTTATGTAGCGTGGGAACAGATCAGCTGTCTGAAGGCGGCGTAACGACAGAGAAGCTTGCGCTCGGCAGCGTGGGGACGGATCAGCTGTCTGAAGGCGGCGTAACGACAGAGAAGCTTGCGCTCGGCAGCGTGGGAACGGATCAGTTGTCTGAGGGAAGTGTGACGACAGAGAAGCTTGTGCTAGGCAGCGTAGGAACGGATCAGTTGTCTGATGGAAGTGTGACAACAGAGAAGCTAGCGCTAGGCAGCGTGGGAGAGGAGCAGTTGTCGGAAGGCGGCATAACGAGAGGGAAGCTTGCGCCCGGCAGCGTAGGAACGGATCAGTTGTCTGAGGGCAGCGTAACGACAGGGAAGCTTGCGCTTGGCAGCGTGGGAGAGGAGCAGCTGTCGGATGGAAGCGTGACGACAGAAAAGCTTACACGATTAAGCGTGGGAACAGATCAGCTGTCTGAAGGAAGTGTGACGACAGGGAAGCTCGCGGCAGGCAGTGTAGGAACAGTGCAGCTGTCTGAAGACAGCGTAACGACAGATAAGCTCACGCGAGGCAGCGTAGGAACAGATCAGCTGTCAGAAGGAAGTGTAACGAAAAGGAAGCTCGCACAAGGCAGTGTAGGAATAGAGCAGTTGTCTGAAGGAAGTGTAACGACAGAGAAGCTAGCGCGAGGCAGCGTAGGATCGGATCAGTTGTCGGATGGAAGCGTAACGAGAGGGAAGCTTGCGCTCGGCAGCGTAGGAACGGATCAGCTGTCTGAGGGAAGCGTGACGACAGAAAAGCTCGCGTCAGGCAGCGTGGGAACGGATCAGCTGTCGGAAGGAAGCGTGACGACAGAAAGGCTCGCGCTCGGCAGCGTAGGAACGGATCAGCTGTCTGAGGGAAGTGTGACGACAGAAAAGCTCGCGTCAGGCAGCGTAGGAACGGAGCAGCTGTCTGAAGGAAGCGTGACGACAGAAAAGCTCGCGTCAGGCAGCGTAGGAACGGAGCAGCTGTCTGAGGGAAGCGTAACGAGAGAGAAGCTCGCGTCAAGCAGCGTAGGAACGGATCAGCTGTCTGAAGGAAGCGTGACGACAGAAAAGCTCGCGTCAAGCAGCGTAGGAACGGAGCAACTGTCTGAGGGAAGCGTGACGACAGAAAAGCTTGCGTCAAGCAGCGTGGGAACGGAGCAACTGTCTGAGGGAAGCGTGACGAAGGCGAAGCTCGCGCCAAGCAGCGTAGGAACGGAGCAAATAGCTTCTGGCAGCATTACAGCAGATAAACTGGCGGCAGGTATACTGCCTGATTATTCTATACTTGGTGCAATAGTGAAGCAATCTTCGTATATAGCCGATGACTCTATATCAGCTAGACATATCCAGCCGCATTCAATTGAGCTTTCAGCCTTGCAGTTTTCTCCAGTGATCGTCAGTGCAAGCAGCGGTATCGTTAAGCAGCAATTTGGGTTGCTTCCGTATAGCTTCAATGTTCAAGCGGAGCAGGTCGAATTAACGATTACGTTCGAGGAGCCTTTTGCAGACAATTGTTTTGTCTTGACTTTAACGACTGACAATCCGGCCTGTTATGCGATTGTTCATTCTAAGTCGGCCGATAAAGCGACTGTCATCATCATTCGTACACGTATCAGTCAAGAGCCTAGAGGTCATGTTAACTGGATTGCAATGGGTAAAGCACAGGTTTAG
- a CDS encoding iron ABC transporter permease, which yields MSSPLKVNALEGTKLRSRPLWATIILFGGIAGLILSLALSISVGAADISLSTVWEAVFRFNSDNIQHQIIKELRMPRAVAAALVGAAFAVAGSVMQGMTRNPLADSSLLGINAGAGFMLAVCFAFFPSISYMGLMVVCFIGAAVSMGLVYGIGSLAKGGLTPVRLTLAGAAVGALLLAITEGIALYYKIGQDLAFWYAGGVAGTKWVQIQIVWPWIIGALLGALLLSRSITLLSLGDDVAAGLGQRTGLVKAAGVIIVLLLAGTAVSAVGSIGFVGLIIPHISRFLVGVDYRWIIPCSAILGSLLMVMADIGSRIVNPPQEVAIGVIIAVIGVPFFLYLVTRMKGE from the coding sequence ATGTCTTCTCCTTTGAAAGTGAATGCGCTGGAGGGTACTAAGCTGCGTTCACGGCCTTTATGGGCTACTATTATTTTGTTTGGTGGGATTGCTGGTCTTATATTGTCCTTGGCCTTATCGATATCGGTCGGTGCTGCTGACATAAGTCTATCTACAGTTTGGGAAGCAGTATTTCGCTTTAATAGTGATAATATTCAGCATCAAATTATTAAAGAGCTGCGGATGCCGCGTGCGGTTGCAGCAGCCCTAGTAGGTGCTGCTTTTGCAGTAGCAGGTTCTGTTATGCAGGGAATGACTAGAAACCCGCTGGCGGATTCGAGCTTGCTTGGCATTAACGCTGGTGCCGGTTTTATGCTAGCAGTCTGCTTCGCCTTTTTTCCATCCATATCGTATATGGGATTAATGGTGGTATGTTTTATTGGAGCTGCGGTATCAATGGGACTTGTATATGGTATAGGCTCACTTGCAAAAGGAGGCTTAACGCCTGTTCGGCTTACGTTAGCTGGGGCTGCTGTCGGAGCGTTATTGCTGGCTATTACAGAAGGTATAGCTCTTTATTATAAAATCGGGCAAGATCTGGCTTTCTGGTATGCAGGCGGAGTAGCCGGAACAAAATGGGTTCAGATTCAAATTGTTTGGCCATGGATTATCGGAGCCTTGTTAGGTGCGCTCTTATTATCACGATCGATTACATTGCTTAGCTTAGGTGATGATGTTGCTGCAGGGCTAGGTCAAAGAACGGGACTTGTAAAGGCTGCAGGAGTAATTATCGTTTTATTATTAGCGGGTACGGCGGTATCTGCGGTTGGGTCCATTGGATTCGTAGGTTTGATTATTCCACATATTTCAAGATTTCTTGTAGGTGTAGATTACAGATGGATTATTCCATGCTCGGCTATATTGGGAAGTCTGCTTATGGTTATGGCAGATATCGGAAGCCGAATTGTCAACCCTCCACAGGAAGTAGCTATCGGTGTTATTATTGCAGTTATTGGTGTGCCGTTCTTCCTCTATCTTGTCACTAGGATGAAGGGGGAATAG
- a CDS encoding glycosyltransferase family 4 protein, producing the protein MVSIKMAIVTPGSFPIPSSRSSSVERVIEKFAPLLLPSAEPRIFGRLSKRLSRRGKFNGVVCERFPAGNKQRYIYKVGHAVQRFSPDIIDVENRPQFVITMKRMNPDKKVWLSLHSSTFISSPYISSAKLHQCLQASDKIIVNSEFLRTIVVSKVPEAASKLRVVYPGVDTLRFPSQYSVEGAAIRDSLRRKRGLSNKKVVLFMGRLIPLKGVHHLLNIVPQLAKNHPELVVVIVGSPFYGSHRKTSYARKLEHLGRKSPGYVRFVPYVPHSEVPGWMLAADVVVVPSGQREAFGLVNVEAMSCGVPVVATRAGGMKEIIRDGETGYLINEENIETEMRERLSQLLHDKQLRQMLGEHSRERVEQTFTWQHTADQWLELLKESGL; encoded by the coding sequence ATGGTATCAATTAAGATGGCGATTGTCACCCCGGGCTCCTTTCCTATACCCTCGTCTAGAAGCAGCTCCGTAGAAAGGGTAATAGAGAAGTTTGCACCGCTCCTGTTACCGAGCGCAGAGCCTCGAATTTTTGGTAGATTAAGCAAGCGATTGTCCCGTCGCGGGAAGTTTAATGGCGTTGTTTGTGAACGGTTTCCAGCCGGTAACAAGCAGCGCTATATTTATAAGGTAGGACATGCGGTGCAGCGCTTTTCTCCTGATATTATTGATGTCGAGAACCGTCCTCAGTTTGTGATTACGATGAAGCGAATGAATCCAGACAAGAAGGTATGGCTTAGTTTGCATTCCTCTACTTTTATTTCATCCCCGTATATTTCTTCAGCCAAGCTGCATCAATGCTTGCAGGCATCGGATAAAATTATTGTAAATAGTGAGTTTCTAAGAACAATCGTCGTATCCAAAGTACCAGAGGCCGCATCGAAGCTCCGAGTTGTTTATCCCGGGGTGGATACATTACGGTTTCCCTCCCAATACTCTGTTGAGGGCGCGGCTATACGGGATAGTCTTCGCAGAAAAAGAGGCTTGAGCAATAAAAAGGTTGTGCTGTTCATGGGAAGACTCATTCCGCTGAAGGGTGTGCACCATTTGCTTAATATCGTGCCTCAGCTGGCCAAAAATCACCCTGAGCTTGTCGTTGTCATCGTTGGCAGCCCGTTTTATGGCTCGCATCGGAAAACCTCGTATGCTCGAAAGCTTGAGCATTTGGGACGGAAAAGTCCAGGCTATGTTCGATTTGTACCTTACGTACCGCATTCCGAGGTGCCCGGCTGGATGCTTGCTGCGGATGTTGTCGTTGTTCCATCAGGACAACGGGAGGCGTTTGGACTTGTTAATGTCGAGGCCATGTCATGCGGTGTACCTGTCGTAGCGACACGGGCTGGGGGCATGAAGGAAATTATCCGAGATGGTGAGACGGGTTATTTAATTAATGAAGAGAACATTGAAACGGAGATGCGAGAGAGGCTTTCGCAGCTGCTTCATGATAAGCAGCTAAGACAAATGCTAGGCGAGCATAGCCGTGAGCGAGTGGAGCAGACATTTACGTGGCAGCATACTGCAGATCAGTGGTTGGAGCTGCTAAAGGAAAGCGGCTTGTAG
- a CDS encoding iron ABC transporter permease, which translates to MNHLFVTATEQRRRKRAILVMSVLSTLIVISFIISMNTGFIRLAPLDVFKTLFGSGTIKQELILFDFRLPRIVISLLIGAGFAVSGCIIQGLSRNPLADPGLLGINAGAGLAVILFISFYPTTQKGSIFLMPFLALIGAGTTALIIFVLSYKRHRGLLPTRMILVGIAVAAGISATMQILILRLTPEKYQFFAVWMAGSIWGTNWKYVLALLPWLIIILPFVQYKAKSLNALNLGDQLAVGLGAEVNKERAWLLAAAVGLAGSCVAVGGGIGFVGLIAPHLARRLVGPQHQVLIPTSAFVGALLVIVADTLARWAFQPNEIPTGIVVAVIGAPYFLYLLSRSK; encoded by the coding sequence ATGAATCATTTATTTGTTACAGCTACCGAGCAGCGTAGAAGAAAGCGTGCAATTCTTGTCATGTCAGTGCTGAGTACGCTTATTGTCATCTCGTTTATCATTAGTATGAATACAGGCTTTATTCGCTTAGCGCCACTCGATGTATTTAAAACGTTATTTGGTTCTGGAACCATCAAGCAGGAGCTCATTTTATTTGATTTTCGTCTGCCGCGTATTGTTATATCCCTATTGATTGGTGCCGGCTTTGCGGTTTCGGGCTGCATTATTCAAGGGCTTTCGCGCAATCCGCTTGCTGATCCGGGACTGCTCGGCATAAACGCCGGCGCAGGGCTTGCCGTTATTTTATTCATCTCTTTTTATCCAACGACGCAAAAGGGTTCGATCTTCTTAATGCCGTTTCTTGCGTTAATCGGTGCTGGGACGACAGCACTGATCATATTCGTGCTCTCTTACAAAAGACATCGGGGCTTATTGCCGACGCGGATGATATTAGTTGGTATCGCTGTGGCCGCAGGTATTAGCGCTACTATGCAAATATTAATTTTACGTCTTACGCCGGAAAAATATCAGTTTTTTGCCGTATGGATGGCTGGAAGCATTTGGGGAACGAACTGGAAGTATGTTCTTGCGCTTTTGCCATGGCTAATCATTATTTTGCCATTCGTACAGTATAAAGCGAAATCGTTAAATGCACTAAATCTTGGCGATCAGTTGGCTGTCGGGCTAGGCGCTGAGGTGAACAAGGAACGAGCATGGCTGCTTGCGGCGGCTGTAGGATTAGCTGGCTCCTGCGTCGCTGTTGGAGGTGGCATCGGGTTCGTGGGACTTATTGCTCCGCATTTGGCAAGACGTCTTGTAGGTCCACAGCATCAAGTATTGATACCGACATCGGCTTTCGTTGGAGCGTTGCTGGTTATTGTGGCTGATACGCTGGCACGCTGGGCGTTTCAGCCAAACGAGATTCCGACAGGGATCGTAGTAGCTGTAATCGGAGCTCCGTATTTTTTATATCTGTTATCAAGATCGAAATAA